In Balaenoptera musculus isolate JJ_BM4_2016_0621 chromosome 17, mBalMus1.pri.v3, whole genome shotgun sequence, a genomic segment contains:
- the SHARPIN gene encoding sharpin isoform X1 has protein sequence MSIVGEAGGSDGSNARAASGTPGSRLQFPAGGGAQRPEATEAGSWGRAGTGPEMAPPAGGAAAASDSGSAAVLLAVHAAVRPLGAGPDAEAQLRRLQLSADPERPGRFRLELLGAGPGAVSLEWPLESVSYTVRGPSQHELQPPPGGPGTLSLHFANPQEAQRWAALVRGATVEGQNGSDSQTPALGSETCPVSPPSLLEVPATKAPQPKVDLPWRPGDLMEKEDLAGHLTRAIESGDEKRAAQAAAILAQHHVALSIQLQEACFPPGPIRLQVTVEDAASSAHVSLPAHPHSTIAALQEQVFLEFGFPPAVQRWVIGRCLCVPEYSLAFYGVRRDGDPAFLYLLSAPREAPGRNPQRPQKMDGELGRLFPQSLGLPQAPQPAGSSLPNPLQPGWPCPSCTFINAPSRPGCEMCSTQRPCAWDPLPTASTQQLPKVTRREDGPSLPGPRSLDPLLNLSGNLC, from the exons ATGTCCATCGTGGGCGAAGCGGGAGGGTCAGACGGCTCCAACGCTAGGGCGGCGTCCGGAACCCCAGGCTCGCGGCTCCAGTTTCCGGCCGGTGGAGGCGCTCAGCGACCCGAGGCCACGGAAGCGGGCTCGTGGGGCCGGGCCGGGACCGGACCGGAGATGGCGCCGCCGGCGGGCGGCGCGGCTGCGGCCTCGGACTCCGGCTCGGCCGCGGTGCTCCTGGCCGTGCACGCCGCGGTGAGGCCGCTGGGCGCGGGGCCGGACGCAGAGGCGCAGCTGCGGAGGCTGCAGCTGAGCGCGGACCCCGAGCGACCAGGGCGCTTCCGGCTGGAGCTGCTTGGCGCGGGGCCCGGGGCG GTCAGTTTGGAGTGGCCCCTGGAGTCCGTCTCCTACACCGTCCGAGGCCCCAGCCAGCATGAGCTGCAGCCTCCACCGGGAGGGCCTGGGACTCTCAGCCTGCACTTCGCCAACCCTCAGGAAGCTCAGCGGTGGGCAGCCCTGGTCCGAGGTGCCACCGTGGAAGGACAGAATG GCAGTGACAGCCAGACCCCAGCCCTAGGCTCAGAAACGTGCCCTGTTTCCCCGCCCAGTCTCCTTGAAGTGCCTGCAACCAAGGCCCCCCAGCCCAAGGTGGATCTTCCTTGGCGCCCTGGAGACTTGATGGAGAAAG AGGACCTAGCAGGGCACCTGACCCGGGCCATAGAGAGTGGGGATGAGAAGCGGGCAGCCCAAGCAGCAGCCATCCTGGCGCAGCATCACGTGGCCCTCAGCATCCAGCTCCAGGAGGCCTGCTTCCCTCCTGGCCCCATCAG GCTGCAGGTTACAGTTGAAGACGCTGCATCCTCCGCCCACGTCTCGCTGCCAGCCCACCCCCACTCCACCATCGCGGCCCTCCAGGAGCAG GTATTCTTGGAGTTTGGCTTCCCGCCGGCTGTGCAGCGCTGGGTCATCGGGAGGTGCCTGTGTGTCCCCGAATACAGCCTTGCTTTCTATGGGGTCCGGCGGGATGGGGACCCTGCTTTCCTCTACCTGCTCTCAGCCCCTCGAGAGGCCCCAG GACGCAATCCTCAGCGCCCCCAGAAGATGGATGGGGAACTAGGCCGCCTGTTTCCTCAGTCACTGGGGCTGCCCCAAGCCCCTCAGCCAGCTGGCTCCAGCCTGCCCAACCCCCTTCAG CCCGGCTGGCCCTGCCCTTCCTGCACCTTCATCAATGCCCCAAGCCGACCCGGCTGTGAGATGTGCAGCACCCAGAGGCCCTGTGCTTGGGACCCCCTTCCCACAGCCTCCACCCAGCAGCTACCAAAG gtcaCAAGAAGAGAGGATGGCCCTTCTCTTCCAGGCCCAAGGTCCCTGGACCCCCTCCTGAACCTCTCAGGGAACCTCTGCTGA
- the SHARPIN gene encoding sharpin isoform X3: MSIVGEAGGSDGSNARAASGTPGSRLQFPAGGGAQRPEATEAGSWGRAGTGPEMAPPAGGAAAASDSGSAAVLLAVHAAVRPLGAGPDAEAQLRRLQLSADPERPGRFRLELLGAGPGAVSLEWPLESVSYTVRGPSQHELQPPPGGPGTLSLHFANPQEAQRWAALVRGATVEGQNGSDSQTPALGSETCPVSPPSLLEVPATKAPQPKVDLPWRPGDLMEKEDLAGHLTRAIESGDEKRAAQAAAILAQHHVALSIQLQEACFPPGPIRLQVTVEDAASSAHVSLPAHPHSTIAALQEQPGWPCPSCTFINAPSRPGCEMCSTQRPCAWDPLPTASTQQLPKVTRREDGPSLPGPRSLDPLLNLSGNLC, translated from the exons ATGTCCATCGTGGGCGAAGCGGGAGGGTCAGACGGCTCCAACGCTAGGGCGGCGTCCGGAACCCCAGGCTCGCGGCTCCAGTTTCCGGCCGGTGGAGGCGCTCAGCGACCCGAGGCCACGGAAGCGGGCTCGTGGGGCCGGGCCGGGACCGGACCGGAGATGGCGCCGCCGGCGGGCGGCGCGGCTGCGGCCTCGGACTCCGGCTCGGCCGCGGTGCTCCTGGCCGTGCACGCCGCGGTGAGGCCGCTGGGCGCGGGGCCGGACGCAGAGGCGCAGCTGCGGAGGCTGCAGCTGAGCGCGGACCCCGAGCGACCAGGGCGCTTCCGGCTGGAGCTGCTTGGCGCGGGGCCCGGGGCG GTCAGTTTGGAGTGGCCCCTGGAGTCCGTCTCCTACACCGTCCGAGGCCCCAGCCAGCATGAGCTGCAGCCTCCACCGGGAGGGCCTGGGACTCTCAGCCTGCACTTCGCCAACCCTCAGGAAGCTCAGCGGTGGGCAGCCCTGGTCCGAGGTGCCACCGTGGAAGGACAGAATG GCAGTGACAGCCAGACCCCAGCCCTAGGCTCAGAAACGTGCCCTGTTTCCCCGCCCAGTCTCCTTGAAGTGCCTGCAACCAAGGCCCCCCAGCCCAAGGTGGATCTTCCTTGGCGCCCTGGAGACTTGATGGAGAAAG AGGACCTAGCAGGGCACCTGACCCGGGCCATAGAGAGTGGGGATGAGAAGCGGGCAGCCCAAGCAGCAGCCATCCTGGCGCAGCATCACGTGGCCCTCAGCATCCAGCTCCAGGAGGCCTGCTTCCCTCCTGGCCCCATCAG GCTGCAGGTTACAGTTGAAGACGCTGCATCCTCCGCCCACGTCTCGCTGCCAGCCCACCCCCACTCCACCATCGCGGCCCTCCAGGAGCAG CCCGGCTGGCCCTGCCCTTCCTGCACCTTCATCAATGCCCCAAGCCGACCCGGCTGTGAGATGTGCAGCACCCAGAGGCCCTGTGCTTGGGACCCCCTTCCCACAGCCTCCACCCAGCAGCTACCAAAG gtcaCAAGAAGAGAGGATGGCCCTTCTCTTCCAGGCCCAAGGTCCCTGGACCCCCTCCTGAACCTCTCAGGGAACCTCTGCTGA
- the SHARPIN gene encoding sharpin isoform X2, producing the protein MSIVGEAGGSDGSNARAASGTPGSRLQFPAGGGAQRPEATEAGSWGRAGTGPEMAPPAGGAAAASDSGSAAVLLAVHAAVSLEWPLESVSYTVRGPSQHELQPPPGGPGTLSLHFANPQEAQRWAALVRGATVEGQNGSDSQTPALGSETCPVSPPSLLEVPATKAPQPKVDLPWRPGDLMEKEDLAGHLTRAIESGDEKRAAQAAAILAQHHVALSIQLQEACFPPGPIRLQVTVEDAASSAHVSLPAHPHSTIAALQEQVFLEFGFPPAVQRWVIGRCLCVPEYSLAFYGVRRDGDPAFLYLLSAPREAPGRNPQRPQKMDGELGRLFPQSLGLPQAPQPAGSSLPNPLQPGWPCPSCTFINAPSRPGCEMCSTQRPCAWDPLPTASTQQLPKVTRREDGPSLPGPRSLDPLLNLSGNLC; encoded by the exons ATGTCCATCGTGGGCGAAGCGGGAGGGTCAGACGGCTCCAACGCTAGGGCGGCGTCCGGAACCCCAGGCTCGCGGCTCCAGTTTCCGGCCGGTGGAGGCGCTCAGCGACCCGAGGCCACGGAAGCGGGCTCGTGGGGCCGGGCCGGGACCGGACCGGAGATGGCGCCGCCGGCGGGCGGCGCGGCTGCGGCCTCGGACTCCGGCTCGGCCGCGGTGCTCCTGGCCGTGCACGCCGCG GTCAGTTTGGAGTGGCCCCTGGAGTCCGTCTCCTACACCGTCCGAGGCCCCAGCCAGCATGAGCTGCAGCCTCCACCGGGAGGGCCTGGGACTCTCAGCCTGCACTTCGCCAACCCTCAGGAAGCTCAGCGGTGGGCAGCCCTGGTCCGAGGTGCCACCGTGGAAGGACAGAATG GCAGTGACAGCCAGACCCCAGCCCTAGGCTCAGAAACGTGCCCTGTTTCCCCGCCCAGTCTCCTTGAAGTGCCTGCAACCAAGGCCCCCCAGCCCAAGGTGGATCTTCCTTGGCGCCCTGGAGACTTGATGGAGAAAG AGGACCTAGCAGGGCACCTGACCCGGGCCATAGAGAGTGGGGATGAGAAGCGGGCAGCCCAAGCAGCAGCCATCCTGGCGCAGCATCACGTGGCCCTCAGCATCCAGCTCCAGGAGGCCTGCTTCCCTCCTGGCCCCATCAG GCTGCAGGTTACAGTTGAAGACGCTGCATCCTCCGCCCACGTCTCGCTGCCAGCCCACCCCCACTCCACCATCGCGGCCCTCCAGGAGCAG GTATTCTTGGAGTTTGGCTTCCCGCCGGCTGTGCAGCGCTGGGTCATCGGGAGGTGCCTGTGTGTCCCCGAATACAGCCTTGCTTTCTATGGGGTCCGGCGGGATGGGGACCCTGCTTTCCTCTACCTGCTCTCAGCCCCTCGAGAGGCCCCAG GACGCAATCCTCAGCGCCCCCAGAAGATGGATGGGGAACTAGGCCGCCTGTTTCCTCAGTCACTGGGGCTGCCCCAAGCCCCTCAGCCAGCTGGCTCCAGCCTGCCCAACCCCCTTCAG CCCGGCTGGCCCTGCCCTTCCTGCACCTTCATCAATGCCCCAAGCCGACCCGGCTGTGAGATGTGCAGCACCCAGAGGCCCTGTGCTTGGGACCCCCTTCCCACAGCCTCCACCCAGCAGCTACCAAAG gtcaCAAGAAGAGAGGATGGCCCTTCTCTTCCAGGCCCAAGGTCCCTGGACCCCCTCCTGAACCTCTCAGGGAACCTCTGCTGA
- the LOC118883831 gene encoding cytochrome c1, heme protein, mitochondrial translates to MAAAAVASLRGLVLGPRGAGLPGARARGLLSGARPGQLPLRTPQAVSLSSKSGPSRGRKVILSALGMLAAGGAGLAVALHSAVSASDLELHPPSYPWSHRGLLSSLDHTSIRRGFQVYKQVCSSCHSMDYVAYRHLVGVCYTEDEAKALAEEVEVQDGPNENGEMFMRPGKLSDYFPKPYPNPEAARAANNGALPPDLSYVVRARHGGEDYVFSLLTGYCEPPTGVPLREGLYFNPYFPGQAIGMAPPIYNEVLEFDDGTPATMSQVAKDVCTFLRWTSEPEHDHRKRMGLKMLMMMGLLLPLVYAMKRHKWSVLKSRKLAYRPPK, encoded by the exons ATGGCGGCAGCGGCGGTGGCTTCGCTTCGCGGGTTGGTGCTGGGCCCGCGGGGCGCGGGGCTGCCGGGCGCGCGGGCCCGGGGTCTGCTGAGCGGTGCGCGGCCCGGGCAGCTCCCACTGCGGACACCCCAG GCAGTGTCCCTGTCGTCGAAGTCTGGCCCGTCCCGGGGCCGGAAAGTGATTCTGTCAGCGCTGGGCATGCTGGCGGCAGGGGGTGCAGGGCTGGCTGTGGCTCTGCATTCTGCGGTGAGTGCCAGTGACCTGGAGTTGCACCCCCCCAGCTATCCGTGGTCCCACCGcggcctcctctcctccctggacCACACCAG CATCCGGAGGGGTTTCCAGGTGTACAAGCAGGTGTGCTCCTCCTGCCACAGCATGGACTACGTGGCTTACCGCCACCTGGTGGGCGTGTGCTACACAGAGGATGAAGCTAAGGCGCTGGCTGAGGAG GTGGAGGTTCAGGACGGCCCCAACGAGAACGGGGAGATGTTCATGCGGCCGGGTAAGCTGTCTGACTACTTCCCCAAACCATACCCCAACCCTGAGGCTGCGCGAGCGGCCAACAACGGAGCACTGCCCCCTGACCTCAGCTACGTCGTGCGAGCTAG GCACGGTGGTGAGGACTACGTCTTCTCCCTACTCACGGGCTACTGTGAGCCACCCACTGGGGTGCCGCTGCGAGAAGGCCTCTACTTCAACCCCTATTTTCCCGGCCAGGCCATTGGCATGGCGCCTCCCATCTACAACGAAGTCCTGGAGTTtgacgacg GCACCCCAGCTACCATGTCCCAGGTAGCCAAGGATGTGTGTACCTTCCTGCGCTGGACATCTGAACCAGAACACGACCATCGCAAACGCATGGGGCTCAAG atgttgatgatgatgggcTTGCTTTTGCCCCTGGTTTATGCCATGAAGCGGCATAAGTGGTCAGTCCTGAAGAGCCGGAAGCTGGCGTATCGGCCACCTAAGTGA